The Clavelina lepadiformis chromosome 3, kaClaLepa1.1, whole genome shotgun sequence region TGCCCTTGAGCTATATTTTGCTGTTACTTTATCAAACACGCTCGTGAACAATCACGAGACCTACGTTAGAATCAACGTTTAAGGATTTGAGTGTAAACAAGGCCGCCATAGACAGTGCTATATTAAGGAATGATATGtgaaagttttattattaaatagAAGATTACTTGAAATTGTACATAACcttaaatgaaaattatcGTTCATTTTTTATCTTATTATTGCAACGCATatctgtaaataaaaaatcttacCGCTAGGTGATGCTAACAAGCtgtcaattaattattcacTGACCATGCAACTGGTGCCACTGAGATGACGACACGGTCTCCAAGTATAACCTGTTGTGTGGTTTTCTAAACATAACTTATTCTTTAGGTCCGTAATAACCTGCTAATTGCGCTCAATATAATCTACTCTTCATCGAACCAAATATGCAAAAGAGTGCTTGACGTAATTTGAACGGTTGGTTGGTGATATATAGCATTATATTCTATCAAATATGTGAAAACAGATTATAAGGTAAATGCTATTCGGCAAAAGAAACGGCTACGGCaacatcttataaacattttgccaaAGTTCGTACAGCCAATAGATATAGCGCAATGCGGATAAACAAAGAATCAACAATATTTTGTGGATGGACACGTTTGCTATGTTGTTAGATTCACAAGTTGTACAATGAAACAGTGGACTGCAAGTATAGTGATAATAAAGAAGAGTAGTTCAGCGATGTTTCCTTCCGCTAGTAGTGCTAGCAGTTTCTCAAACGATGCGTGCAAGGtgaaaagtttgcttgttGAAAACTTGCCCAATATAAAGTGTTGATGCTGCTTGTTTGATGCTTGCCTGTAGCCATAATCGTCAGGCCGAGTATATACAAGAGTATAAATTAAACGaatgaaattaaatcaaaCTTTAATGAATTGACTTAGTAATAAAATAGGAATATTGCTAAGTTATGTCGTGATTTACGTATGACCATATttctatttcttttttttgcgACGTTGATAACGTTAATCTGTTGTGAGATATTATTTTTGAGACTAAAAGTTTTATAGCACCACATCCTGCTTTCACGAAAAACTGAACTCGTAATCAAGTATAAATCATCATTCCGTAACAATCCTAACATCACCGTTGACTGCTGAACAAATCGAACCTTAAACGGACTCTTGTAGGCAAATGTACAAGGTGCATGTAAGTTGAATATCTTTCTTGAACCGAATGAAAAGATCTATTGTGGAAGATGGGTGGGAAGTATGAGATATACATAAAGTGTGAAATAGAGTTACCACTGTACCTAATTCTACATGTGTTTTTTTGATGTATTTGCACACAGAATAAGAAAGCTATACGTTAAAAtagttttcttttgaaacgAAAACCGTATATGCTGTACATCGCATGGCACAAAAATGGCTAAGCTTTACCCAAAAAAGTCGGTATGCTGAACAATAACATATACAGCCCATATTTAGAACAACTGTTATCATCCGCCCTAGGTGCCTGATACTGCGTAGCCGGGATTGTATATGGCGTTTCTAGAAACGAAAAGCCGATGGGGAACTGgcattaaaaaatgtttaagcaaacttttaaaccttttgcataAACGTGATGCTGACGCCTGGTACATTACCCTCAGGCGAGGAATAAAAAGACAGATTAacctttcatttttaaaaactaaattttattttttaagaagGTATCTATTTGTTATCCACAACTATGTTTGAGCCAAATTCCATCAAAAATAAGTCCACAAGCAATGacgcaaataaaatgaatgcaaACAACATTCAATGCCATGcgatatttttatgttaaactGTTAAAGCAATTTAAGTAAAACTCAGGCAAGGCGTTTATCCGGCTGCGAATCAAGAAAATTAACAGCAGACTATTTTCCTACATAAGTAGTCCAATGATCGAAGTTTCAGAGTTATAAGTTTGTCGttaatgtaataaaaactATCAATTAGTTGACGGCATAACCTACTATAAAACCGTTATTTCACAAAACCATGAACATTTTACCGGCAAAAAATGCTATTGATTAAATTATGTttgtatataggcctatactttaATAATTCGGCATTACGGTTAAATGCGATGGGTAAAGTATTTGCTAATTAACCCTTTGAGTTTAATTTAAccacttcaaaatatttcagaatCGATTATTTTTAAGTTACTCGGGTACTCGTCGTACATGCCTTGGAGCAAAATTgtgaacaaaaataaagaatgAGTCGTTTAACGAAGAATCATTGTTTGGCGACGAATTCTTCGAGGGTCACTTGGGCTTAAAGAAGAATCAACCAAGATTTgcctttttcaaatattttgaagttataTAAAACCAAAAAGCAATGCCGTGCTGTAGATTACCTAAGTTGTAAGGACCGACAGCTTAGCTACAGgagaaaaatttcaacaactttTAGTCGAGAAACATGCAGCCGTTTTCGTCCAGGAACgtatttgcattgtttttaatCTTGTGTGGCATTGCCTTGGCGTATGGCCAGGTCACTGATACCGCGAGCACAACAGACGTGGAAGAAAGGTTATTTAATTTAGGAGGCTTGTTTGGTGGCACGGGTGGTACTGGAAGTGGAACACCGTTTATTACAACTTTATTGAACGTCCAGTTATGGAGTCAGCTTTTAGATGACGATGATGGCGACAGTGATAGTCCTTTGGGCAATTTATTGACTCTCGGGCTCGTTGGTAGCTTAAGTGATGGACAAGTAAACCGTCAATCTCTCTGTCAGTTCTTGCCAGTACTTGCTTTGCGGGATGATGACAGACTGCCGCTCATCTTGTTTCTGATACAAAGTACCGGGCTCTGTAGGGGAACCTCGGGGTACAACCCCTGCTACGGACAGAACAATCGATATCCCAATGGAAACTATTTCAACAACCCGAACAACTACTACAATAACTACAACTACAATAGTAACAACAACTACTACAATCGTCCACAGAATCTTTACAGCAGGTTTGGGTGTTGCCAAAGGAATGGATTTCCATATCGAACCGGCGTCAATAACTATCCCTGTTATGCTTGCCTGTACGGACGGAACAGCAACAATAACCGACGCCGtcgcaacaacaacaatagcGGTCGACATTACAACTACAATAACAACAACTACAACAGCAACTACAATTACAACAGCAACTACAATTACAACAGCAACTACAACAATTACAACTACAACAACAACCAAAATCGTTACAATCCATGCGTACCCTACACTTACAATCCGTTCGGAACGTTTACCAACCCTTTGGCAAATTATTTTCCATTTCAATCTTCTTCCTATTCTAATAGTTATGGACGACCTCCACCGATTgctcaaaacttattttcttTCCTCCAGCCTTTTGCAAACGCTTTCACCTCGGGAAGCAATACTGGTTCGATTTTTCCTTTTGGGACCAATCCGTCTCAAACATATCCCTCTGGCACAGGAACCGGTAACAATCCGTTCAACACTTTCTTCCCGTTCTTTGGACGGAATCTTGCTTTCAGTCGTGAGTAAATGATCGTAAATATTGTCTATGTTACTTTAAATAATAGGCTACATATTTATAATCGCATAGAAATGCTATAGATCTGCAATAGCATTTTGGTATTGAGCtagaaaacttaaatttttcgCTTTTAGAAAACTGCACGGACTGTGACGTAAACGCGGATTGCCTCACCTCATCAGAAGGCAACACTTACTGCCAGTGTAGAGACGGTTTCACCGGCAACGGTTTGACCTGTTCCGCTGAAAATACTGTTCCAAATAGTCAGATCAATCCAGGTGATTCAATACAAAGctgtttacaaaatttcatATCACACAACAACGAGACATTAAATCTTAGGCAACTTTTGTCTTTCATAATATAAAGACTACCAAGTTTTTTATTACAGCACAGCCAGCGCCAAGTAACAGTAACTTTTGTAGTAACCGATGCCTGGAGATGGCAGTGTGCGTTCCAAACCCTAATACACTGATCTACGAATGTCAATGTCCAGACAATTACTCCGGAGATGGGGTCAACGAATGCAACCCGAGTATGTTCTTAAAACTAACCTATCTCTATGAAACTGTTCATATGTACGATTTGAGGCAGTTGTTTAACAATAAGGACGTGGTGGTGAACAACACTGGTTCTTACTTTTACTCGTGCTTTTAACATTCAgcctatttttgttttacagatATTTTTGGATAGTTGATGTGCTATGAATTGGAATTGACCGCGAAGAAAAGGTTGTCCACTTCTTTTTAATAAAGCGCCAACTTCGTTCCATTTAAATTTCATGTAATTACGACGCCTGCCTAATGCTGTTACGATTTGTATTTTCCTATTTCTTTCTCCACAAATATGTTGTACAACATTTTGTTACGCCTCAAggcaattacaaaaattttatgagCTAACGATGTTCTACAATGTATGCGCTAAAGAGCGCTCGCTGAGTCGTTCGTGCAAACGGACCCACCAGGATCTAAAAATAACATTAGAGGGTGCAGTGAATGCGAGAAATTTCTGACAAAAACCGTTGGTATACTCTAGACAAAGTGTCTGTACAGACTGTGTTCTGAAACATGGGCAAGACGTGAAACACACAAGCACCACCACATTGCTTATCTCAATATTTTACGTAGTTGAAGGAAAAGAACATAAATTGCCAAGAACGGACGAGGTTCAAATCACCATACTTAAATAAACGTAGCGACCAAGAGAAATAAGCGAGTAAAAAACACTCAAAGAAGTCCTCCGAGGATAAACAAGTCAGCAGGCAACCTCAAGGCCATAATTAGACGATATCCCAGAATAAACAACACAGTATAGTCACGGTAAAATGCAACAGTTTGTGGCAAGAAAACaagaaagatgaaaaaaaaGATTGCATTCCACCAGGAAGAGAAAACTTTAAAGGATGTTGCAGGGTCTACACAACCCGGTATCGATTGTCGCAAACACCGCTGGGAAGATGTGATTGTGGAGTAGCGTTACGTAACAAACACCTAAGATCCTTCTCCTGCGCAATCCTAACAACAGCTTGGCTGTAAAAGAAAGTTTATGTTATTGTTGCTTTATTTAGTTTGTTCTAGTTCATGCTTTGATGGTAACTATGATGGTTTTAGGTTTTATACGATTAACAGTCTGAAAGGGATCTTTTATATTACTacagtatttgtattttattgccATGTCAcaatacattttcaaaagcataataaaacaaaacgttcGGAAAGggaaatacaaaaaacataaaaaaatgctGCCATGAAACAAACTGCTAATATTTAGGCTTCCTCCAGACCTCGTACCACTGCTGGTTGTTTTTATGTTCACACTAATGATCATATTGTGAGTGCACGAGTGACCTATGCTGATTCGTGATGACCTTTGCATTAAGTTGAGTACAAACGCAATGCATTTGGTGCACTTGATAAAATCTTTTCAGATGATATGTTGAACAACCTGTTGTGATATCAGTATCACAAACCCAACAAACTTAAGACCACACTCAAGAAGACGTCACGTATCCTTTTCTAATGAAGTTAATCTAAGCTAATTGCTTGCTGCCAACAAGTTACAGCTGAAGAAATTTTCACCAACTTACAACATATCTCGATTCGTTTTGCAGACGTAGTTTTAACTGTGACTATCCCTTTAAGCTCTTTGGTACATTTTGCTGTTGCAGTGGCGGCGGGGCACCGCGCTTTCtaattagaaattaattttacATCATGTAAAGAGGTGACAGAATGATTAAAAAGTCTTGCTATGACCCTTGTCTGGCCGCCGATACACAAGCTGCTGTCTGCTACTACTCTTTTCTCCTAAAAACTGGGGAGCAGAACTGGCCAAAAAGATTACAAACACCGTGTAATGTATAGAAACTATCACTGCCTTTGAGGTTGCAAGCATCTAGCTGATGATCACTGTTTTCACACTGACAATCGAGCTTTAAAAGCCCTGATTAATTTCACTAAACTGTattcaaacacaaaacattcaaCTAGAACTAATTAAAGAGGATGACAAACTCTATTTTGGCTGAGATTCAACAACTGACCACCATTAAGAGGTAGACGTaaataatgttattttaaaaccGAGACTAAACTTTGCAGCTTTCTATGCGTAACATTCTTCGTAACATTTTTTCTAAGTAATATGCACTGCGTTATGGCTCATTATTTTTctatttggaatttttttgggGAGTAATTTGTCATACATACATATACAATACATAGTACACTGTTCAGCATTCCCatcaaacatttacaaaacgaCAACTTATCAATGCTAACATGGACAACATTTATCAGCAATGCCTGCACAAGCTGCAAGATAATATGTTAAGTTCACAAATTGATGTTAATGAACCTGAATTTCCTGATAAGGAGCGGTGCTTTTGGCATTTTGACAGCACGGGCAACATTAGAAAGGTCAAAAGGTTCTTCAATTCGAAAGAATTTCTTTGAATAAGGATTTTCTTTGTCCGTATAATGACCTTCAGTTAGACGTAAAGTCTGTaggaaaaatgtaaaaactaaaactttgCTACTTTAAAATGCACAGCAGCAGAAGCAAAAACCATTGCCACAAAAATAATAGCCAATGAAACTACATTATTATAATCACCAACCAATGACTTCCTACCTTGCCTAATCTTACTGACATGATCTGCGAAAAGTCGAATCgtgaaaaatattcaaaaaatcCAATCAGAAGTTCGGAGAGTGGTTGCTTGTTAGCAGAACAAAAAGGAGGGACTTTTAGAGCGAACTCTTTGACCTCATCCAGGGACAGGTCAAATGAGAAAGATTGAGGATATAGCACTTGTAAAGAAGGTAATACGCGAGGTTTGGGACCACACTAGGTTGAAAAGGTAAAGTGTTCAATGGCTTATGTGCATAAAATAATGCATATACCGTGCTCTAATGCATGATCATTGCGGTATAAGTCGACTAAGAATTTGAATTATTATACATCAGGTAATGATCTTGTAGCCAAACATTAGGATTATAATTTCAAGCTATGTTGCAACCAATGCATTAAAAGGTATAGCAACTTCGCTATAACGTGGTACTAGTCTGAAGTTGCAAAAACCTATTTTACAAACAGGAATCTACGCACCTGTAGGTAGTGTATAACCATAAGACAAAGAGCATAACTGCTGAATGTACCACGGCTGGCGTCATTAATCTCATTAGTGTGTGCCCATTCTTTAACGCACATCACTAAGGGGCGTACTCTGAAGAGTTTCAAAATTACATGAAATGAAACAGTTTCAATGAATATTAGCTTAGTATTGCAAAACAATTAGTTTCACTGCTTCTCTAAACAAACCCTAAAATACTCAGCctacaaaagaaaaataatgtATAATCCGATTATTGGCAACAATGAACATTATTTGAGAAACTATTTACCTTGGGTCCCTTCTTGCATAGGCGAGCAATAAGTATGTATTCCTCAGGCCAACCGTCTTGTCTACGTTAATGTCACACTCAAGGCCACAGTGAGGAACGTTGAATTTCAAAATACTAACCTAAATGTGGGGTAACAAATTTAGGTTCCCAACTCATACTATTAATACAAGTGATACACACACCAATCATACGAAAGTGGATTCGTACAAGGATGTTATTTCAGAGATAGCCTACAAACCTTTGCTGGAATAATTTGTAAATTGCTGGCAAAATCTACATTGCGTAAGAGATTTTGAATTTTCGTCAAAACCGAAAATGGCTTCCTCtacaaaaaaatacttttaaacacTGTGTAATGAATAATACGGTCACGCCCCAAGCCATAAAATAATTACTACGTCAGAATATCATACATGAATACCTTCTTCAAACATGTGAATGTGTAATATGCAAGTTATATCACATGTCAGACCATCATATCCTTATTATACTATAATAAACAATCGAGCAGGGTTCAATCTAAGAATTGTTCTTATGCTTTTATATTTGCTTAAATAAAAgtcaattattttgaaactgAAAAAGCCTGCAATGCACCAAAACTTGACATTAGTGACTAGAACTTGCTGCCTTCCAGCTTATTTTGAGGTTGGTTGTATTTTTAAAGGATTTTTATTGCAGAGGAGGTCTTATTCCTTAATCCTATTAGGTCGTATTCCACATCAATTACATAAATATCTAAATAAATTGTTATAATGACTGAATTGCTTATCGAGACGATGAGGTTGAAATGGTTGCGACAGTCCATATTAATTTAACACTATTATCATAATTCAATCTAATTGCCAGATAAAAACCCCGTGTTAAACACAAAGCTTACACTAGACGTTATAAAAAATGTCGTACACTTATTACTCTGGTGACACCATCAAGGACAAGACACATATCAGCGTCGCTGGTTAAGCGGCCAAAGCCATTAGAAGACGAGCCGACTAGGTGCACTCGTGCTTCTGGGAATATGGTGTTAGATAGGGTCTTCTCAAGCGCCTAGTAAAACAAAACTGATTTTAAATACTAACTTTAATTAGTACAGGGTGATCATCAGAAACCATACAAAATAACAGCAACCAAATTCTGGGGAATGTTCAAGAACAAGCAAGGGgaggaaaaaagaaaacatttagtCAATGTGAGGAAACAAATTGTCAAAGTGTACACGATAGAAATACAGTATTTATGAGACAAATAACCATCTGCACACTTACTGTAACTAGATCGATCTTTTCATCCAAGAAAGCTTGTCGTTGTTCATTATcaactaaaaatttttggaTCTGTTGTGAAAGCTGAAACAAATAATTAACCAAAGCTAGTTACAAAATAAGTACAAACAGAATTCCACTACTACATTTtactattgtatatatatatatgtattaaAAAAGGGACATAGTAATGATATATATGGCAGTACAGGATCAGCGTGCAAAACGTGATTGAGAACTTGACATTGAGAAGTTGTTTGTGAGGGATGAGAGGATTCTAATCTTCTTCGTTTGTTATTTCGATCTGGAGAAAGAAAATAAAGGCAGATATAACTGACTATATTCTAATCTTAAGCATCGGCTGGCAAACTACTTAGTTACATCAGTTTAGGTAAAAATTGTGATTTAATGCATGGTTTAAAATcaacagaaaactttttctaTCTGTTTGAAAACCTAACACTAGCTGGCTTACCGGTACCACACTCTGGATGGCAATTACCTTCAGTAACCTATTTTCTGTCCCATTGGCTATTACTATGTTGCCAAATATCTTAGTCATCATATTGTGTTCTTTACAATGattgtaacaaaaattatatCTCAACTGCAATGTAAGCTGGGCTTACAAAAGGTTGTGTATTGCTTCTATTAAACTATGTTCGATATCATGATGTCATGTGACATGCTATTGGCCGCATATAGCTAAAAGCCTATTTTTCACTGAAATAAGTTAACTTGGTATAGTAGTATTTGCAGTgcatatgaaaacaaaaatagtcgtttttgaaattaacgGCTCTGCTTGTGCtacttttttttgctttaaaccAATGCAAATGATACAGCGTCAAATAACGTCAATTTTCCCACAGTATTCTTGCAGTCTACAGCTAAGCATATATCATAATATGATATCAGGCAATCTCATTTAACGCCAAGGTTTGATTGCTCACCCATTATAGCCAGAAGTCAAACAATCACTAATGCTTGGTTTCCGTGGTTAATGCTGCAGTGAACAAAAAGACTTAATCATTTGTATGTTTGCTATGGTTTAGGGATATTGTcatgttaaaattgttttaattgttgcAGTGAACCATATACGTTACTTCAGtaatataaaaactttcagGCCAGACAATCAGGCTGAATTTTGTGCTGCTGTCGTGCTTTTTaccaattttctttttcaaaacaataaaaacaaaaaaggccTAGGAAGTTCTTTTTGCTCTTTACTCGTGTACAACTGGAGACTAATATAATATCAAAAAGTGACATTATCAGTCCAGCAATTGGTATCAGTGAATGTTTCGTAGCTCTACACTCGGCTGGTAAAAATCCTTTCTGGTTTGTGACACGGTGATACACTGATGAAAGCAGTAAATTGCATGACTTTAATATAGAGATGTAACAACATAGCCTACAAAAAATTCTCTTTAACACGTTGACTGACCCAAGAGATAACTCGCGGCTGCAATTCTGGGCCACGCTGCCAACTACGAGTTATCGCGTGTTTATCGTTTTGCCACTGCTTTGTCTTTTCAACTGCATCGAAGCTATGTATGGCACCTGAGACAAAAACAGTGAAAACCACTGGCAACAAAACCAAACATTGTtgagaaaaattttttgaaaatttagaacACACAAATGAGACAAATATTGCTTGGGACCAAATAGGCGGATCAGGCCTTGGCAGTCAACATGTTAAATGTACCACTTATCCCCGTGCATATTAATGTATGTTCACCTGTTGAAGCAGTCGGTCGTAAACTTGATGTTTTGAAGTTATCAGAGATTTTCCTCTTCAAAACCTGCAAAAtagtgataaaaattttaggtATTTACTGCAAAATAATCCATTTGCAATAAGATTTCAATCAAATTATTAGATTTATATAAACAGAAAATACCTGCTCTTTTGCGTTTGAGGATTGTTTTGCAGGTATACATTTCGAAGAAACTCCAACACCACAATTCGGTGAACTTTGTTTGTTCTTTAGCATATTATGTTCTCGCTTTCCATTTAAAATTACATGTTGTTTAGCTTCAGATGCAGTAGATTTtgaagtttgacaaaactcAACAATTTCACAATCTGAGTCACTGCTTATTATTATAACTTCATTCTCAGCACTGGTGTTCAGTCTGGCATGATTTGGTTGATTCCATTTCAATCCACTTCTGATGCTTGGCTTATGTACAGGATTGTGACGCTTGTTTGAGACAATTTCTGATGCACCGGGAGTCGACAAAGGTTTTCTGCCATAAAAATTGCTGTTCCTTTTGTTAATAGGCAGAGGTGGCTTTTGTCCATTTTGTGCTTTCCTAAAGACAtagaaatttgttaaaatgcaaTCAATTATCATGGATCATTGAAACAAATCTATTAGTTGTATGTGCTAACTTAAGTGGCTGATTAGTGATAATTATTGTGACCTAACTGTTACATTTCTACGCTTTTTGCATTACAGcctgtatatactgtatatatatatttatatactgtatgtttATATGTACTCTACTGCTCTACCTTATGCAAATGCACCTTACAGTTTGAACAGTCAATTctaaaaaagtttataaaatatGCACACATAAAGCCATAAACGAATTACCACATTAAAATACCTTGCAATTATGTTTCTTAAATCATTTCTAGAATTTCGAAAATATGATTCAGGGACTTGTCGTGGGTGCTGCAAATTATATTCCATGTTTCCATTTACCGAATAAACTACATCGCGCTTTAGGGGGCATCGATGCAAATTTGTTTGGGAACTCCGACGACCATTTCGTTCGGGACCATAGTCATGAAAGTAACGACCATGGTGTTCAATATAAATACTTTTTCTGGATTTTTTATCCATGATTATTTTAATGTAATCTTAAGATCActgaaaaaaacaagacaaataACAGACATGTGTAAAGACAAACCTGAAATAATATACGCTTATATGATGAACATGTTCAACTAGGTCAATTATCCAGACAGTAGAGTATGGCAAGAGCACATCCGAGATTTTTTGTCCAAAACGGTATTGCAAACCGAAAGAAAAAggattgctttaaaaaatgctACTGTTCTTCGTTTTCCGTTACAAAAGGCAACACTTTGCCTACCACAAAAGTCCAACGTGGTTGGACCACGATGCGCCGGCCATACTCCACACCAGAATTTGGCTTCTGCATCCTCGAGATCTCGGCgataactgtcatactttaaATGCAGTCAGGCCAGTTATCAGAATACCGTACTGCAATTACACCCCCATTGCCTGACTATATCAGTTTCAGCCCCAAGTTGTTAATTTCGAATACTGGCttataataattttcttaGTGTGTATACACATTGTTCATGCTGGACTAGTTGACTGCAGAGTACAACAATATGGTAGTTTTCAGAAATTGCACCCACACGGAATCGAAGGCATACCTAGAGTTTTCAATGCCAGAGACAGAGGTGGT contains the following coding sequences:
- the LOC143449401 gene encoding poly(A) RNA polymerase GLD2-like; this encodes MDKKSRKSIYIEHHGRYFHDYGPERNGRRSSQTNLHRCPLKRDVVYSVNGNMEYNLQHPRQVPESYFRNSRNDLRNIIARKAQNGQKPPLPINKRNSNFYGRKPLSTPGASEIVSNKRHNPVHKPSIRSGLKWNQPNHARLNTSAENEVIIISSDSDCEIVEFCQTSKSTASEAKQHVILNGKREHNMLKNKQSSPNCGVGVSSKCIPAKQSSNAKEQVLKRKISDNFKTSSLRPTASTDRNNKRRRLESSHPSQTTSQCQVLNHVLHADPLSQQIQKFLVDNEQRQAFLDEKIDLVTALEKTLSNTIFPEARVHLVGSSSNGFGRLTSDADMCLVLDGVTRVISRKPFSVLTKIQNLLRNVDFASNLQIIPAKVSILKFNVPHCGLECDINVDKTVGLRNTYLLLAYARRDPRVRPLVMCVKEWAHTNEINDASRGTFSSYALCLMVIHYLQCGPKPRVLPSLQVLYPQSFSFDLSLDEVKEFALKVPPFCSANKQPLSELLIGFFEYFSRFDFSQIMSVRLGKTLRLTEGHYTDKENPYSKKFFRIEEPFDLSNVARAVKMPKAPLLIRKFSQAVVRIAQEKDLRCLLRNATPQSHLPSGVCDNRYRVV
- the LOC143449403 gene encoding uncharacterized protein LOC143449403 isoform X2 produces the protein MQPFSSRNVFALFLILCGIALAYGQVTDTASTTDVEERLFNLGGLFGGTGGTGSGTPFITTLLNVQLWSQLLDDDDGDSDSPLGNLLTLGLVGSLSDGQVNRQSLCQFLPVLALRDDDRLPLILFLIQSTGLCRGTSGYNPCYGQNNRYPNGNYFNNPNNYYNNYNYNSNNNYYNRPQNLYSRFGCCQRNGFPYRTGVNNYPCYACLYGRNSNNNRRRRNNNNSGRHYNYNNNNYNYNSNYNNYNYNNNQNRYNPCVPYTYNPFGTFTNPLANYFPFQSSSYSNSYGRPPPIAQNLFSFLQPFANAFTSGSNTGSIFPFGTNPSQTYPSGTGTGNNPFNTFFPFFGRNLAFSQNCTDCDVNADCLTSSEGNTYCQCRDGFTGNGLTCSAENTVPNSQINPAQPAPSNSNFCSNRCLEMAVCVPNPNTLIYECQCPDNYSGDGVNECNPNIFG
- the LOC143449403 gene encoding uncharacterized protein LOC143449403 isoform X1 — protein: MQPFSSRNVFALFLILCGIALAYGQVTDTASTTDVEERLFNLGGLFGGTGGTGSGTPFITTLLNVQLWSQLLDDDDGDSDSPLGNLLTLGLVGSLSDGQVNRQSLCQFLPVLALRDDDRLPLILFLIQSTGLCRGTSGYNPCYGQNNRYPNGNYFNNPNNYYNNYNYNSNNNYYNRPQNLYSRFGCCQRNGFPYRTGVNNYPCYACLYGRNSNNNRRRRNNNNSGRHYNYNNNNYNSNYNYNSNYNYNSNYNNYNYNNNQNRYNPCVPYTYNPFGTFTNPLANYFPFQSSSYSNSYGRPPPIAQNLFSFLQPFANAFTSGSNTGSIFPFGTNPSQTYPSGTGTGNNPFNTFFPFFGRNLAFSQNCTDCDVNADCLTSSEGNTYCQCRDGFTGNGLTCSAENTVPNSQINPAQPAPSNSNFCSNRCLEMAVCVPNPNTLIYECQCPDNYSGDGVNECNPNIFG